In Alkalimarinus alittae, the DNA window TGCGGTTAAATTCAGAACCAACTTTGTTTGGTGGCCTTTAGAACGGTGGCTGCTGAGGTGTTTGATCGTCTGCAAGATAACCCAACGGTCAATTTTGTTGGCCATTTCTGAAGGACCAGAGGGGGGTAAAAAGTCATAAGGCGATACTTCGTTGCCACCGTTATCGTACATTCTTAGGTATGCTTCGTAGTGCTCATCACTTTCACCTCTTAAGCTGATAATTGGCTGAAATAATAGCTTGAAGCGGTTGTCGTCTAGTGCTTTTTGCAGGCTCGAAACCGTTGTTTCATTTTCATCTCCGGCGATGATCTTTTGGGTGAAAATAACAACGCCATTACCACTTTCGTGCCCTTCTACGTCTCTTACGCTATCGGAGGCGCTGTGAGAACGCCCGAGTAGATCTTGTGCTTTAGGTGATGCGTCATTGATTAACGCTACGCCGATGCTAGTGGTAACCTGAATCGTGCGCCCAGATACGTCGGACATGTGGTTCTCTACTGCAGCACGCACTTTTTCGGCTGTTGCTTGAGCTTCTTGGTCATCCTGATTCATAGCCAGTAGACCGTAAGCGTCATCGCTGATACGTGCTAATGTCCAGCCTTCTTCAGTCTGCTCACGTAGCACATTGGCAATATCGCTGAGTACTAAGTCTGCGCCAGCAATACCGACGTTTGACTTGATCTGAATAAAACTGTCGAGTGCGATATAGTAAAGGGCGCCTGTTTGCTCTTTATCAACGGCCAACTCTATTGCGTCATTAATCTTGTCCATCAGGTATTGACGGTTATAAAGGCCCGTTAACAGGTCTTGGCTGCTAATCTCTTTTAATCTTTCTTCTAGTTCAGCGCTATCTTGTTCGGGTCTAACAACAATTTGTGTACAGGGCTCGCTGTCATAGGTGGCTACCGAGAAAGACATGTTGACTTTAACTTCTGAGTCATCGCTTCGTCGCGAGACGCAAGTGATTTGTTTTTGCTCTTCTTCGCCTTCGTTATATAGTTTGGTTATTTCTTTAAATTCATCTTGGCTTTCTTGCGTTAAGGTATCTAACACGGGAATACAGATGAGCTCGTCTATATCGTCGTACCCAAGGAAGTCCATATATGAGCTGTTGGCATATATGTGCATGCCATCATTAATATAGGCTATGGCGTCTTTTGAACTGTCTAGTAGTAACTGGCAACGTTTTTCAGCTTCTCTAAGATGTACTTCAATGGAGCGGCGGTTTCTACGCTCATAGAGGTTGTTGAGCTCTCTATTGATTGCCAGTACCAGGTGCTTACGGTCTTCGAAGGGGATAACGTCTTGAGCGCCGGCTTTCATGTAGTTGACAATTTGATCGTCGTCTAATTGCTTGTTTAATACAATAAATGGAATATCTTTATCGAGGCGTTTAATGTGGGAAAGCGAAGCTAAAGCCGTAAATTCCGTTTCTTCTTCTCGAGCGAGGAAAAGGTCCCATGAGTGTTCTTTGAGTGACTCTAATAGGTCTTCTTCTGAGGTAATACGGTGTGCTCGGGTTGCTCGTCCTGAGTTTCTTAGTAGGCTGACCATCTCTTCCGCATCATTTTGTGATTGATCTAAGATTAGAAGGTGGACTGTTTCGTTTTTCTTTCGCATCAACTCTACTTCTATAAGATTATAGGGTGTTATTTATTAGAAATATGATTCGTGAACTTGAAAGAGGGGCGCGACCCCTCGGTTTTATATTTCTGCTTTATTGAGGTTATAGCGATGGCCATAAGGAATCAAAATCATCCTCCCCACCGGTTTTGGTCGCTTTGGGTAGTTCGGTAATGGCTGTGCCTGAAAATATCTTTAATTCGAACTGACTAAAGCTACCTGTGGCAGCAACGCGCCTGTTAAGTTGGCACTTGGTTTCTTCACCCTGTTGGTTGAGTAGTATCCTTTGACCAGTCTGAAAAGGCAACCTGGGTGTAATAAGTGTTGCCGCTTGACTGATGGCTGAAAGCTCTGGTAACAGCAACCCTCGTAGGTATTCGCTATTGTCACCTGTTTTTTGAATGAGTTGCACGCCGCAGGGTTGTGCTGAGGGTGCTAATAACTCAATACCAATTTGAGTACCGTGCTGTTTAACCTGTCGAATCCAGCGTATAACGGCGACACTCCAAGGGTGTGACTCATTTTCTCGAATGCCTAGGATTTCACCCGCTTGAATATTTCCAGGGATTTCGCCTAGCCACTGCAAGCAGTAACCACCAGGGCTGGTATTAATGAGTGGTGTGTCATAATGCTTGAAGTTGGGCTTTTTCGTTTTTTCTTCATCGTAAATAGAGCGAGTGAAGTTAACTGGAATGCTAGCATGCTCTTCAGTATCTGAACCACCGGCATCAAAAGCACCCGACCAAGCGTCATTTTGTTTTTTGCTACGATGCAGAAAGATATTGTCGCTATCTTGCTCAATATTTTGTTTGATCAGGTTCTGTAATAGCTGAGTATTAAAGTCGACCTCTCCTGAACAAAAGTAATGAGCTGCACTTAAGCCTGCACACAGCTGCAAGTGGCCCTTGCTAGACATACGTTTGAAATTACGTTTGGTTAAAATGCCGAGTGCTTGTGCAAGGTGAGCGACTAATTGATCTTGGATGTTTTTTGGCACTTCAATAGGAGATTCATCCTGATCCTTGCGACCTTTAGTCGAGAGGTAATCTGCTAAATACTGCACTAATGTTGAAGTATCGAATCCGTAAAAATGATCTGTTAATGAATCATGAAGAAGGCTCCGATAGATCGGTGGCGCATCATTTTCCATATTTAGAACAAATGTTGAATTTGATGAGTAGTATTGGCCGATGTCAGTGTAAGACGCCCAAACTTCAAATGCATCATATATTTGAGCCAAGTCACTCTGTCGTAATTGATTAGTTTTACAGCAGCCAACAAGTAATAGTCTTTTGTATGCGTCTTCAATGCTTGTTTCAATTTTACTGGTGTTTTGCTCGTCTTTTATCGCGTACTTCAGTAAATCGGATGATTCAGAAAACTTAAAAATAGAATGAGCTTCAAGCCAAACGCCTTTTGGGCTGGGGCAATACAGCTGAGATGATCGTAATACTGTACGGCTATATATACTGATGACCCTATGACATGCAATCGCGAGATTTTTCTTGGCTTTTTCGTTTTTAGGTTGCTCTGAATTTTCAACAATGACTATTTTGTAGCCGGTTGCTAAGTGTATTTGCAGTGCTTGTGACAAGTTAGCTATCTTGCGCTGCTTCTCAGGCAAAATAATAGGCTGATTAAGGTAGTGCTTAGACAGTTCATTACAGACATATTGAATAGCTGGGCGTACAAGCTCCAATAATTGACTGCGTGTTTGCGAGTTGATGATAAGCTGGTTTAGCTCAATGATGGCATGATATAGCTGGCGTGCAGTCTCACCAATGTTCGCCATTGGGAGTGAGCTAACCCACTCTTCTATGTGATTCGGTGTTGCATCGCAAAAAGAAAGGGAGGCCAGGCTCTGTTCTGGGATATTTAGATTGAGTTTATTTACCTGGCTAGTCATCAAAGAACACCATATTTATCATACAAAATACACAGCACCACCTTTGGAGAGTAAAAAGAATCTCGGCAATGGCAGAAATTTGTTGATGCATCAGTAAAGTTGCTACGCAACTATCTATAGAATACAAGCACCTATCGAAAAGAATAGCAGAGATTTGCAAAGTGTCAGCAAAAACTAGTTGATGCTCTGATATTAATCTCAAATAGATTATATTTTTCATTCTTTTACTTTTTGAACAACTAATAGTATTGCATTTTTACCAGAAATTCATGCCTGAGTTGATGTTAAATGCGCAAATCTTTAGTTAATTTCATTCATTTGTTTGAGTAATCTACTCCAAATATAAGTCCAAGGGCGTTTTTGAGGCTTTATGGGGTATTTCAGCAACTAGTTTCGGTACTAAGTAACCAGGTAGTGAGGCCAGTAGGTCTGTGTATATTTCATTTATTTTTGTTTGAGAGAGGTCGAAATGAGCGGCGCCTTTGATTTTGTCCAACCGGTGAAGGTAGTACGGAAGAACCCCTGCATCAAATAAATCTTCACTGAGACTCGTTAATACCTCAGCGTTATCATTAACGCCTGCTAATAACACCGATTGATTGAGAACCAGAGTCCCGGTTTCTTTGATTTTCTTAATGGCCTGCTTCACATATTGATCTATTTCGTTGGGATGATTGATGTGAAGGACCATGATTTTTTGTAACTGAATACTTGAAAGCCAGCGAATAAAAGATTCATCAACTCGTTGCGGTATAACAACGGGTAAGCGGGTGTGAATTCTGAGCCTTTTTATATGGGGGATTTGGCTGATTTGTGTCGTTAACCAGTGCAGTTGTTTATCATTGCTGACCAGCGGATCTCCGCCACTTAAGATGACTTCATTTAATTCAGAGTGCTGATGGATATAGTCGATAGCGCTTGACCATTGTTCTTTTGAAAGCCTGTTATCTGCGTAAGGAAAATGCCTTCGAAAGCAATATCGACAATTGATAGCGCAGGAGGCGCCTGAAACCAATAGTACTCGGCTCTTATATTTGTGTATGAGCCCTGGTATGGCATTATACGTATCTTCAGATAGCGGGTCTTTTGAATAATCTGGCGGTGATATAGCCTCCTGATGGTCGGGTAAAACTTGTTTTAACAGTGGGTCATCGATGTTACCTTTTTCTATTCTCTGCAAGTAAGGCTCGGGTACAAATAGCTTAAAATCATTGTTGGCATTACTCGAAATGCTCGAAATTGGGATGTTTAAGTGATCTGAGAGCTGTTTAGGCGAAGAAATTGCATTAGAAAGTATTTCTTTCCAGCTAGGAACTTCGACAGCATCAAGGGTTCGCGGTATCATTAGCTAGTTTCCATAACAACATTTATAAGCAACGTTTATGAGCGTTATCTGAATACAGAAAAATAGTGCGCATAAATTTTATCGTTAATATTACAGACCGGTGAGGAACAATGGCCAACTATTCTACCAATGAATTCAAATCAGGTGTTAAAGTAATGCTTGAAGGCGACCCGTGCGCCATGCTTGAGGTTGAGTTCGTAAAGCCTGGTAAAGGGCAGGCCTTTAGCCGAGTAAAGTTGAGAAACCTTAGAACAGGGCGCGTTTGGGAGCGTACATTTAAGTCGGGTGAATCACTTGAAGGTGCTGACGTTATTGAACTTGATATGGAGTATTTGTACTCTGATGGCGAGTTCTGGCATTTCATGCTGACAGACGGCTCATTTGAGCAGTATGGCGCAGACGAAACAGCGGTGGGTGATTGTAAACTATGGCTTAAAGAGCAAGTAGTGTATGCAGTGACACTTTATAATGGTGCTCCGCTTTCGGTTACTCCTCCGAACTTTGTTGATCTTGAAGTGGTTGAGACAGACCCTGGGCTAAAAGGTGATACGGCTCAAGGCGGCACTAAGCCGGCGACTCTTTCGACGGGGGCAGTTGTAAACGTACCGTTATTTGTCAATATTGGCGAAGTGCTGAAGTTAGACACGCGTACTGGCGAATATGTTAGTAGAGCGAAGGGTTAATTGGTTGATAGTTCAGTGAGTTGGCGTCCTAGTTGTCAGCTTGCTGCGTTAAGGTTGCGAGCTGACATACTGGCTGCAACCCGATGTTTTTTTGCTGAAAGGTCGGTGCTAGAAGTTGAGACACCCCTTTTATCTTATTCCACGGCAACAGATCTTCATTTAGCGAGTGTTTCGGCGCAAGTTGATTTACCCCATCAGCAAGGTTCGAAACAAATGTTCCTGCAAACATCTCCTGAGTTTGCAATGAAGCGTCTATTAGCGGCGGGTTCGGGTGCTATTTACCAAACCACCAAGTCTTTTAGAAATGGAGAGTCAGGAATACGTCACAATCCTGAATTTACCATGTTGGAGTGGTACCGACCCGGCTTTAGCTTATCGGAATTGATGTCGGAGGTGGCAGATTACCTTTCTGTTGTTGCTAAGTTAGATAAACCTGATGTCATCACCTATCAGCAGGCCTTTCTACAGTATCTCAATATTGACCCACACAGAGCTGATGAGCAAACGCTCTTCCAACTAGCAAAACAAAAGACAGGGATCTCAGGCGATGGCCTTTCGCGAGATGACTGTCTCGATTTATTGCTAACTCATTGTATTGAATCAAAGTTGGGGTGTGAAAAGCCTGTCTTTATGATTGAATACCCCGCGAGTCAGGCGTCTTTAGCCAACATTAAAGAGATTGATGGCATCAAGCTTGCGCAGAGATTTGAGTTATATGCCAATGGTTTAGAGCTGGCCAATGGATATGATGAGTTAATTGATGCGGATGAGCAGTTACACCGCTTTAAGGCTGATAATAAGGCTAGAAAGTTAGACGGGTTACCTGAAATACCGATTGATCATCACCTCATAGAGGCACTAAAGTCTGGACTGATTAAATGCTCGGGTGTTGCTTTAGGCATGGATCGCTTGCAGATGGTAATACAAAAAACGTCATCAATTGATGACGTTATCGCATTTCCGGTAGGGCGGGCGTAATTAGGCGTTTGGTAGTTTGCCGAATGCTTGTCCCATTCTAACGACCGACCCTGCCATTAGCTCTTCTTTAAACTCGACCATATTCTCAGGAAACGCTAACACAACCGTTGAGCCGAGCTTAAAGCGACCCATTTCATCCCCTTTATTAAGTGTGATGGGGTTTGTGGGTTCTGCAGGATACTCGGTTACTTTTAGCTGCCTTACGGGTGGCGCTACTTGACCAGACCAAACCGTTTCAATGGCTGCAACAATCATTGCGCCAACTAAAACCATAGCCATAGGCCCGTGTTCGGTATCAAAAATAGCCACTAAGCGCTCGTTTCGCGCAAATAGGCCGGGTACTTTTTCTGCGGTTAATGGGTTTACTGAAAATAACTTTCCTGGTACGTAAATCATTTCCCTCAGGGTGCCGGCGAGTGGCATGTGGATACGATGGTAATCTTTAGGTGCAAGATAAATTGTTGCAAACTTGCCGCCCATGAAGGGTTTGGCACGAGCAACGTCGCCTCCTAAAAGGTCTATTAAACTGTAATCTTGACCTTTTGCTTGGAATATTTTTCCGTGGTTGATATCACCTAATTGGCTGATCGCTCCGTCTACAGGGCAAGATATTTGTGTACTGTCATCTGCAAGAGGGCGTAGACCTGGTTTGAGCTCTCGAGTAAAAAAGTCGTTAAAGCAAGGGTAGTCGCTAGGATTCTCTTTAGCGGCTTCAGCCATGTTGACTTGATACCTATTAATAAACCACTTTATAAATGCATCTTTTATCTGCGGTTGCTTGCAATCAGCTAGCATGCCTACGGTTCTAGAAAGCGTATGCTGAGGGGTTAGGTACTGACTGAGAACAAATAAGTTATCGAGCATTAATCGTGTTTGCCTGTAGTGAGTAAGATCGGGTTAATAAAATGGGTTAGTAAAAAGAGGTTATTAATGTGCAATTCTACTGCTTTACCTCTAGAACTCAAGTTTGAACTGATCGCACTTGTCCATCACTATAGTTCAACAGGGGTTTCGGGTCGGTTTCCCCACTCAGACCATGAGCCGTCATAGGCTTTGACTTCGCTGAATCCTAATATTTTTGCCACCAAGTAAGTAAACCCTGAGCGGTGGTGTGTTTGGCAATGGGTGATCACTTTTTTGTCTGTCGTAATACCGAGCAATGTGAGTGTTTCTAGCAGTTGTTGTTGATTTTTTAGTCGCAGAGCCCGCTTAGGGTCCATTGCTTCGGTCCATTCAAGATTGGCTGCGCCTGGGATATGCCCTTTTTTAGCGGCGAGTACTTTTTCTCCACGATATTCTTGTGGTGATCGTGCATCCCAAATGACTGTCGATGTTTCAGTGATGGCAGCAAGTACCTCTTCTAGTGAGGCTGTATGGTTATAGTTAAGGCGAACGGTATAGTTAGAGAGTCGAGTGGGGTGGACTACTTGTGTTAACGGTCTTCCTTCATCTTTCCAAGCAAGGTATCCGCCATTTAAGTAAGAGTATTGAGTGTGTCCGATGCTATCGAGTAGCCAGATAAATCGGCCTGCCCAGCCACCCCCTTCGTCGTCATAAACAATGACATGCTTGTCTGAGGTTAGGCCTATCCGTTTAAACAGTTGATCTAGTGATTCTTCTGTGGGCATCTTTCCAGGGGCGGGGGGGGTGCCAAGCTGAGTTTCCCCTGGAGACACATGGATAGCCCCTTCAATATGGCCTTCTTGATAGCGAGTTGGGCTACAAATATCGATAATGAGCAATGATGGCTCACCGATCATTTCTTGAAGTTGTTCGGGTTCAAGTAATAAGGGGATGTTCTGCGAGGTATTTTCCATTCTTTAAAGCTCTTGCTAGGCGAAACTATCAATTTAAACGGTTAATGAGTACTGCTGTTGAGTCATATTATCAGATTTTACTGCTTACCTTGCACCTGTAAGGCTGATTCTAGTGGTAAATTACGTTTTTTTTGTTCGCTTTTCTGCTAAGTATTGGAGGCAGTGGGTCGCCGCTCCGCACATATATTTAAACTGTTTGTAGTCTTCATCTGTTAGCAGTCGCTTCTCATGCCCTGAATCGGCATAAAATATAGCGACAGGTTTTTTGTTGATGAATATCGACATTAGGAAGAACTCTCTAGCGCCACTCGCTACCTTAAACTCTGGTGGAATCATCGCCCAAATGCTTTTACTGCTGTCTGGTTTAACCCAAACGCTTGATGGTTTTTCAATTAGCCTAGAAAACAGGCTAGGCTTTGTTAGAGACTCTTGGTAGCTGCTCAGTTCTGGGTAATCTCGCGTTCCTACGCTGTAATAAGCTTTTAAGCGGGTTTCATTGGTGCTAATGAGTGCAACAATAGCCTTTTCTAGCCCTAGCCCGTAAGAAAGGCATTGTGTTGCTGCGTTCATGAGTTCATGAAGATCAACAAAATTGTCTGGGTTTTTAAGCATTATATTGGTGAATTCATTGAATACTGCTTTGTCGCCGCGTGGAGCTTGTTCGATTTGGCTGTCTTCCATCATTCCCTCTTGCATGAGTTCTTTTTCGGATTTTATTCGTGGTTGTTTTTTGGGCGCTTGTTTAGCGACGTGACTTGATTCTGATTTTGTTTGGATTGTTGGCTCAACTGGATTGATGGGCGCGGGTGCAGTGTTGTCCACGGTTAAATGTGCTTCTGGTATAGGTGCTACAGATATAGGTGTATCAGTGTGTGGTGGTGTGTTTTGTTGCGGACTTGGTCGCTGTTTTTTCTGTTTCTCTCTTGGTGGCAGTAGCAGCTTTGCGGCGGGCAGCATAATGCCCGGCATAGGGTGTTCCCTCGACATGTCTATTGCACATTGGTGGGTGAGTGAAACCACTTGATGTAACGACACCCCCAAGTATACAGCAATGGCTTTTTGAACCCTGAGTGTTGATTTTGAATACCAGTCTTGCGAAGCATAATAGGCTAAAAGGTTTGCAAGTGTAATAGAAAATGATGGGTGGGAGGTAATGAGCTTAATGTCTTTGTCATCTACCTTTCGCGGGCGCCCGTTTTGGTCAACATGTTGGCTTACCTTAATCCACTGCTTGGGCGTTAATTGGTTCTCTGCCATATAACATGCTTTTGTTAGGGGAGGCAGGTTAAGGTGTTCGACTAACGCTTCTGCTATCGCTGGAAGTGTACACCCAAAAATATCTATTTCCGCTTCTTTTGAGGGTTTAAAGTCAACATGCATCGCTTTACGCACTTGCTTCATTTTTGTACTTGCAAACTCCCATAAGTACCACATGGGTACTCCGCATAAAAGAGCTCCCCAATAGCTGTCTTTGGCTTGGCTTGGTTGTTTAATAGTGGAGAAATGGTACGCCAAATACGAAGCAAGAAGGCTCGCGTTTATGGCTCGAGCGTAATATAGCTGCTGAGTGTTGCTTGGTTTTGGTCCTTGGGTAGGCAGTGATAACGTTATTTGTTTCAGTTGCTCAGTGCCTATCATGCTGATAGCGTGCTCTAGGTTCTTGCTATATGGGGCTTTCTCTTCCTTATTTTGGTTGGCTTTGCTGATAATGTGGTAACAGAAAACCGGATCATTATTCGCCAGTTCCGCTAATTTTTTATAGGGGAGTTCGTGTGTCGATAATGTTTGTAATATTTGTTTTCCAACAATAGGGCCAATCGGCAGTACTTGCACCGAAAGAAATTCTGACCACTCTTTGGCGCCGGAAAATGTGTCTGATTTATTCATAAGTATTTGTTAAATGATTAAAAATGATCTTAACTAACTATAGTATGAAATAGCCAAAACGGTACAAATTAGTAGTGGTAGATTGAAATATTCTGCTGGTGTACAAAAAGACTACTGTTTTTAAATGGCTATTTAACGTTATTGGAATAACATACTGTATTTATTGTTCATTTTTTTGGTTTATATTTATGGCGTTAATTATTGGTTTTATCATCGTACTGGCTAGCGTATTGGGTGGCTATGTGTTGTCACATGGGGAGATCGCGGCACTTTGGCAGCCCTTTGAGATATTGATTATTGGTGGTGCTGCCTTTGGTGCATTCGTGGTATCAAACTCTGTGCATACGATTAAAGCTGTGTTTGCCTCATTACCGTCTTTAGTGACGGGGTCAAAATTTAATAAAGCAATGTATATTGATTTGCTAAGCCTACTCTACGACATATTTGATAAATCCCGTAAACAAGGCGTAATGTCGATTGAGGCTGATGTAGATGATCCTCATGGAAGTGAAATATTTACCCGTTACCCCGCTATTCTAAAAATGCCTGCGGTCATTGAATATATTACTGACTATTTGAGAATTATTAGTACCGGTAATATGGCCTCTCATGAGCTCGAAGGTCTAATGGATCTTGAAATAGAGACGCGCCAGACAGAACTTGAAGAACCGGCTCACGCACTGCAAAAGGTCGCAGATGCGCTTCCAGGGTTTGGTATTGTGGCGGCGGTGTTGGGTATTGTTATTACTATGGGGTCTCTTGGTGGTCCTCCAGAAATGATTGGTACTCACGTAGCGGCAGCACTGGTCGGTACGTTTCTCGGGATTTTATTGGCTTATGGTTTTGTAGGCCCTATGTCTTCTTTGATGGAGCATATGGTTCATGCCGAGGTAAAGGCGCTTGAGTGCATTAAGGTGAGTATTCTGGCTACGATGGGTGGAATGGCGCCTCAGATGGCTGTTGAGTTTGGCCGAAAGGTGCTGTTTTTTGATGTTAGGCCTAAGTTTCAAGAGCTTAATGATCACGTAAAGTCTCGTTAATTAGGGGCGACATAAACCTCATGCAACAAATTAGGGTGTAAGAGTGGAAGATCGTCCTCCTATAATTGTTAGAAAGATTGTTAAAAAAAGCGGGCATCATGGTGGTGCCTGGAAAGTTGCATTTGCTGATTTTGCAACGGCTATGATGGCGTTTTTTTTGGTGCTGTGGCTGACTGCGACGACTAGCCCTGAACAGAAAGAAGCGATAGAGGGCTATTTTAAAGACCCAATAGGGTTTGTTGAAGGTGGCAGTCCCAATCCTATTGATTTAGACGGCAGTGCATCGGTGGTTCGTTCGTCTTCTGCAGATCAGCAGGATGCTGATATTCAGTTTGAAGATGAAGAGATTACGCAACTAGCAGATACGATTGAAGAAGAACGCCTGCAAACTCTTATGATGACGCTGCAAGATAAAATTGATCAAAACAAAACGCTTAGAGAGTTTAAAGACCAACTTTTACTGGATATCACGCCCGAAGGGTTACGAATCCAAATAGTTGATCAGTCCAAAAGACCGATGTTTGATAGTGGTAAATCAGAACTTAAATTTTATTCTGAAGATCTGCTGATTGAGCTAGGCAAAACGATATCACAGGTACCGAATAAAATTAGCCTCACAGGGCATACTGATGCCCTGCCATTTTCGGGGCGTGAAGGGTACTCTAATTGGGAGCTGTCGGCAGATAGAGCCAACGCTGCTCGGCGTGCTGTTGTTGCAGGTGGTGTTGACGAAGAGCAAATATCACGCGTGGTGGGGTTGGCATCTTCAGTTTTATTTGATCCCAATGACTCGTATGCAGCTGTTAATCGTCGAATTGCTATTATTGTGTTAAATAGAAAAGCAGAAGATGAATTTGCTCGAAATGCTGGCGTTAGAGACGCGGGGACTAGCAGTAAAGAAAGCACCCAAAAGCTAGAAGGGGGTAGCTGGTTTGATGATGTTAAAGAGGTTAAGCCTAATGAAGTTGATTGGTAAGGTATGATCAGAGCTGTGCTAGGCTGACGTTTTTATAACGGCATTTAAGCTAGGTTGCGCGCGTTTAAAAGCGGCTCGAGGCCGCGACCACGTTATAATAGAGCAATGTCTGCAATTAATCCCTAAGCATCAAGCCTCTAGCATTTTGGTCTGCTATTGCATGCTTAATACGCCTGTAGCTGTCCATTCGTCTTTCAGAAATTTCACCGCTTTCAACGGCTGCGAGTATGGCGCACTTAGGTTCTTTTTCATGGTGGCAGTCCCTAAAGCGACAAAATCCAAGGTGCGGACGAAACTCAATAAAGCCCTCAAGCAGCTCTTGCTCTCCGATATGCCACAAACCAAACTCTCGAATACCTGGAGAGTCGACAAGATCACCTCCGCTTGGCAAATGAAATAGCTTAGCGGTGGTGGTCGTGTGGGTGCCTTTACGAGTGTTTTCAGAAAGTGCGCCGACTCTAATATCATGCTCGGGTAGTAGGGCTTGGATTAACGATGACTTACCTACGCCTGATTGACCTACAAAGACGCTGGTGTGCTGGTCGAGCCAATCTAGGAGTTCAGACATACCTTTGTTGCTATCATCCCCAGTAGATGATTTAACGGAGGCTCTTATTGTGTGATAGCCCAATGACTCATATAGCGCCATCATGTCATCAATGGGTTTTCGGTTTTCATCGGTCAGCAAGTCTGTTTTGTTAAGCAGAATGACGGGTGGAATGCCAACAGTTTCAGCGGCAACAATGTATCGATCTACCAAGCCTTGAAAGGGTTCGGGTTCAGGTGCAATGACAATAACAATGTAGTCAATGTTGGCTGCAACAGGTTTAAGGTTGCCGAAGTTGTCTGGGCGTTGGAGAATGGTTTGTCGTTCAAGTCTGGCTTCAATGACGCCGGTGAGGTCTTTTCCTGCACGCCAAATAACACGATCGCCCGTCACTAGAGATTCAATATTAGCTCTAACATGACAGCTGTGAATCTCGCCTTTGTCTTCACCTTCGAGCGCTTCAATATTCAGGAGTTGGCCAAAATGGGCGATGACGATCCCTTCTTGCTCTTCGCTTAAGTCACCTGCTTGTAATTGTCGGCTAATATCGCGTTCGCGTTTTTGGGCGCGAATCGTACGTTCTTCTTGTACTTTTTCTACACGCCATTGCTGTCGTCTGTTGAGCTTTCGTTTGGCCATATTCTCTAAGAGACCTTTCTTTTATTTGGAGCACTGTAAATAACTGCTAATATGACTCTATGATATTGGATTTACAGATGATTAGCAGCTTTTGATGGCTGATAAAGGAAATTTTATGGCTAGAAATGAAAATTTAGTGTGGATTGACCTAGAAATGACGGGCTTAGAGCCAGACGTTGATCGCATCATTGAGATAGCAACCATTATCACCGATGCAGATTTAAATATATTGGCCGAAGGTCCTGTAATTGCCGTGCATCAGCCAGATAGCGTCTTGGCTCAGATGGATGAGTGGTGTAC includes these proteins:
- the asd gene encoding archaetidylserine decarboxylase (Phosphatidylserine decarboxylase is synthesized as a single chain precursor. Generation of the pyruvoyl active site from a Ser is coupled to cleavage of a Gly-Ser bond between the larger (beta) and smaller (alpha chains). It is an integral membrane protein.), with the translated sequence MLDNLFVLSQYLTPQHTLSRTVGMLADCKQPQIKDAFIKWFINRYQVNMAEAAKENPSDYPCFNDFFTRELKPGLRPLADDSTQISCPVDGAISQLGDINHGKIFQAKGQDYSLIDLLGGDVARAKPFMGGKFATIYLAPKDYHRIHMPLAGTLREMIYVPGKLFSVNPLTAEKVPGLFARNERLVAIFDTEHGPMAMVLVGAMIVAAIETVWSGQVAPPVRQLKVTEYPAEPTNPITLNKGDEMGRFKLGSTVVLAFPENMVEFKEELMAGSVVRMGQAFGKLPNA
- the epmA gene encoding EF-P lysine aminoacylase EpmA; this encodes MSWRPSCQLAALRLRADILAATRCFFAERSVLEVETPLLSYSTATDLHLASVSAQVDLPHQQGSKQMFLQTSPEFAMKRLLAAGSGAIYQTTKSFRNGESGIRHNPEFTMLEWYRPGFSLSELMSEVADYLSVVAKLDKPDVITYQQAFLQYLNIDPHRADEQTLFQLAKQKTGISGDGLSRDDCLDLLLTHCIESKLGCEKPVFMIEYPASQASLANIKEIDGIKLAQRFELYANGLELANGYDELIDADEQLHRFKADNKARKLDGLPEIPIDHHLIEALKSGLIKCSGVALGMDRLQMVIQKTSSIDDVIAFPVGRA
- a CDS encoding EAL domain-containing response regulator, whose translation is MRKKNETVHLLILDQSQNDAEEMVSLLRNSGRATRAHRITSEEDLLESLKEHSWDLFLAREEETEFTALASLSHIKRLDKDIPFIVLNKQLDDDQIVNYMKAGAQDVIPFEDRKHLVLAINRELNNLYERRNRRSIEVHLREAEKRCQLLLDSSKDAIAYINDGMHIYANSSYMDFLGYDDIDELICIPVLDTLTQESQDEFKEITKLYNEGEEEQKQITCVSRRSDDSEVKVNMSFSVATYDSEPCTQIVVRPEQDSAELEERLKEISSQDLLTGLYNRQYLMDKINDAIELAVDKEQTGALYYIALDSFIQIKSNVGIAGADLVLSDIANVLREQTEEGWTLARISDDAYGLLAMNQDDQEAQATAEKVRAAVENHMSDVSGRTIQVTTSIGVALINDASPKAQDLLGRSHSASDSVRDVEGHESGNGVVIFTQKIIAGDENETTVSSLQKALDDNRFKLLFQPIISLRGESDEHYEAYLRMYDNGGNEVSPYDFLPPSGPSEMANKIDRWVILQTIKHLSSHRSKGHQTKLVLNLTAETIQDQTFMPWLSVALKAARLPGDSLIFQISESDAVTYMKQAKDFSKGLKELHCKMSISRFGCALNPFNTLKHVDTDYVKLDGSFTDEIQKDEETREQIKEMIKSLQAQGKLTIVPLVENASILSTLWQAGVNYIQGYYLQAPTTEMNYDFSEE
- the epmB gene encoding EF-P beta-lysylation protein EpmB, coding for MIPRTLDAVEVPSWKEILSNAISSPKQLSDHLNIPISSISSNANNDFKLFVPEPYLQRIEKGNIDDPLLKQVLPDHQEAISPPDYSKDPLSEDTYNAIPGLIHKYKSRVLLVSGASCAINCRYCFRRHFPYADNRLSKEQWSSAIDYIHQHSELNEVILSGGDPLVSNDKQLHWLTTQISQIPHIKRLRIHTRLPVVIPQRVDESFIRWLSSIQLQKIMVLHINHPNEIDQYVKQAIKKIKETGTLVLNQSVLLAGVNDNAEVLTSLSEDLFDAGVLPYYLHRLDKIKGAAHFDLSQTKINEIYTDLLASLPGYLVPKLVAEIPHKASKTPLDLYLE
- the efp gene encoding elongation factor P encodes the protein MANYSTNEFKSGVKVMLEGDPCAMLEVEFVKPGKGQAFSRVKLRNLRTGRVWERTFKSGESLEGADVIELDMEYLYSDGEFWHFMLTDGSFEQYGADETAVGDCKLWLKEQVVYAVTLYNGAPLSVTPPNFVDLEVVETDPGLKGDTAQGGTKPATLSTGAVVNVPLFVNIGEVLKLDTRTGEYVSRAKG